In Palleronia sp. LCG004, a single window of DNA contains:
- a CDS encoding LLM class flavin-dependent oxidoreductase: MDSRCESPADRVLQQRPADAATSLAHWTDVAQTAEAGCMDFLFIADSPAVAPGPFEASARWTNSMNRLEPLTLLSALATQTSHLGLAATASTSFTEPYNLARMFASLDHLSGGRAAWNVVTSDHLATSYNYGQDGLEPHSIRYEKADEFLDVVKGLWDSYDDDAFVADKESGYYFAPDRLHQLDHEGAHFKVRGPLNMARPPQGHPVIVQAGGSDAGRELAARTAEVIFSVGSSLEDAKAFYADVKGRMAKYGRDPDDLKILPGIPVYVGKTHAEAQAKLDALSDSLHPDAGLSLLQMFMTGVDFSGLDLDEPVPEDRVQQASNASKAIYSVARKLILEDRLTLRQMIQHWAAQSSHTLFLGDPVEVADKMQHWIDEGAGDGFIIMSPVQGSYLKDFTSLVVPELQKRGVFRTEYTGKTLRENLGLARPVSRFKTAKQETAKQDENA; the protein is encoded by the coding sequence CTGGATTCACGCTGTGAATCGCCCGCAGACAGAGTTCTGCAACAACGCCCCGCGGATGCGGCGACCTCGCTCGCGCATTGGACCGATGTCGCGCAAACAGCCGAAGCGGGCTGCATGGATTTTCTCTTCATCGCGGACAGCCCTGCCGTGGCCCCTGGTCCGTTCGAGGCAAGCGCCCGCTGGACCAATTCGATGAACCGGCTGGAACCCCTGACGCTGCTTTCGGCGCTGGCAACTCAGACCTCGCATCTGGGCTTGGCCGCCACGGCCTCCACCAGCTTTACCGAGCCTTACAACCTCGCGCGCATGTTCGCGTCGCTCGACCACCTCTCCGGCGGGCGGGCGGCATGGAACGTGGTGACGTCCGACCATCTGGCGACGTCGTACAATTACGGTCAGGACGGGTTGGAGCCCCATTCAATCCGCTACGAGAAGGCCGACGAATTCCTCGACGTGGTCAAGGGCCTCTGGGATAGCTACGACGATGACGCCTTCGTGGCCGACAAGGAGAGCGGGTACTATTTCGCGCCGGATCGACTGCATCAGCTGGACCACGAAGGGGCCCACTTCAAGGTGCGCGGCCCCCTGAACATGGCACGGCCGCCGCAGGGGCACCCGGTGATCGTGCAGGCGGGCGGCTCCGACGCAGGCAGGGAACTGGCCGCACGAACCGCCGAGGTGATCTTCTCCGTGGGCTCGTCGCTGGAAGACGCCAAGGCGTTCTATGCGGACGTCAAAGGTCGCATGGCAAAGTATGGCCGCGACCCCGACGACCTGAAGATCCTCCCCGGCATCCCGGTCTATGTCGGGAAAACCCATGCGGAGGCACAGGCCAAGCTCGATGCATTGTCGGACTCGCTGCATCCCGACGCTGGCCTCAGCCTGCTGCAGATGTTCATGACGGGCGTGGACTTCTCGGGCCTCGACCTGGACGAGCCGGTCCCGGAGGACCGCGTACAGCAGGCATCCAATGCCTCCAAGGCGATCTATTCCGTGGCGCGCAAGCTGATCCTCGAGGATCGTCTGACCCTGCGCCAGATGATCCAGCACTGGGCCGCGCAAAGCTCTCACACGCTGTTCCTGGGCGATCCGGTAGAGGTCGCCGACAAGATGCAGCATTGGATCGACGAAGGTGCAGGCGACGGCTTCATCATCATGTCGCCGGTGCAGGGCTCGTATCTCAAGGACTTCACGTCGCTGGTCGTGCCGGAACTGCAGAAACGCGGCGTCTTCCGGACCGAGTATACCGGCAAGACCCTGCGCGAGAACCTCGGCCTCGCCCGTCCCGTCAGCCGCTTCAAGACTGCGAAACAGGAAACGGCGAAGCAGGACGAGAATGCCTGA
- a CDS encoding IS5 family transposase, giving the protein MSKPSPARYRTTNWSSYNAALRKRGSMLIWIDREMAWLAPHKGRLGRPPVFSDAAIQFCLSVKVLFKLPLRQTAGMVASLLRLAGLNWSVPDFSTLCRRQKTLAVQIPYRCSDGPLNLLVDSTGIKFLGDGEWQARKHGAQGRRQWRKVHLAMDTATSDIRAVEFTPSRDGDSPILPELLGQIPEDEQIGTVTADGAYDTRRCHAAIADRQATPIIPIRRNGRAWKEDGPAAKARNETLRATKHYGRAFWKYWTGYHARSRVEAKMRCLKAFGERIAARDPDRQTAEIHIRVALMNRFNALGTAEIVRVA; this is encoded by the coding sequence ATGAGCAAGCCTTCCCCCGCCCGCTACCGCACGACGAACTGGTCCAGCTACAACGCTGCCTTGCGCAAGCGCGGCTCAATGCTGATCTGGATAGACCGGGAGATGGCTTGGCTGGCGCCGCATAAAGGTCGGCTCGGACGTCCACCCGTCTTCTCAGATGCCGCTATCCAGTTTTGTCTGTCGGTCAAAGTTCTCTTCAAGCTGCCCTTGCGACAGACCGCCGGTATGGTGGCCAGCCTGCTCCGGTTGGCGGGGCTGAACTGGTCCGTCCCCGACTTCAGCACCCTGTGCCGCAGGCAAAAGACCTTGGCGGTCCAGATCCCGTATCGCTGCTCCGATGGCCCGCTCAACTTGCTCGTGGATAGCACGGGCATCAAGTTCCTCGGCGACGGTGAGTGGCAGGCGCGCAAGCATGGCGCCCAAGGCCGTCGTCAGTGGCGCAAGGTGCATCTCGCCATGGATACGGCCACTTCCGACATCCGGGCCGTCGAGTTCACTCCAAGCCGCGATGGCGACAGCCCGATCCTACCCGAGCTACTCGGCCAGATCCCCGAGGACGAGCAGATCGGCACGGTGACCGCCGACGGTGCCTACGACACACGTCGCTGCCATGCTGCTATCGCCGACCGGCAAGCCACACCGATCATCCCGATCCGGAGAAACGGGCGCGCCTGGAAGGAAGACGGCCCGGCAGCGAAGGCGCGGAACGAGACGCTGCGCGCCACGAAGCATTACGGCAGAGCATTCTGGAAGTACTGGACCGGATACCACGCACGCAGCCGCGTGGAGGCGAAAATGCGATGCCTCAAAGCATTCGGCGAACGCATAGCCGCAAGAGACCCTGACCGCCAAACCGCCGAGATCCACATTCGCGTCGCACTCATGAACCGCTTCAATGCCCTCGGCACTGCCGAGATCGTTCGCGTCGCATAA
- a CDS encoding metallophosphoesterase, which translates to MTSPVNLNVLHLSDLHYKSDRAHDQGVVISALLEDIGRQSSLIGPPDLIVFSGDLVHSADDNRAYENLFDAFIEPLLQKTNCDFTRLFLCPGNHDLSRKQLIKNKELQGYIESSCETREQLNEHYLNGSAQKLAKEKFNDFFDFAEFFDPEGELYRDEIVSVYEIEDLSLTIINLNTAWLGRGGIENVSDLQKLAVPEAALTKALAVVNDEFFTIVNFHHPLNWHMEHSSQDFQDLVRSKVNLFLCGHVHDPRPMVAVGQSGGTIHNQSGALYTWRKDRYLGYSNFRISPRAKLTELTWRSYFDRRRTFDIATNIDDGTGRYYSSDDARIHFSRIIDGARSASISTWISEEVLPPYLDSAIESILDKPTSELFVTPPLSRLLPAKSIDDEIEGAIIEEDVRLEDIIADEQNYIIESYPEHGKTSLLIEICRQIATNAQFANNSRKAIPIHLPFSIFVPGTKRVEKAIRDRLPGTPPGCDLDVLLKEGCFAICVDDVVYGDAKRIKELRDFVGNYKANRFIITVTTFRHHERLISNENLGAHFEHVRLHQLRRPDLRKLIRKIDETNGSEEELLNRVIKELRAINVPATPLNSSLLTDILSRDSTFSPLNRPSLIERFIETLLKKRSIGEVERKRFDFRNQVHYLGHIAEYMCRRNSYKLRSDDLYKVTLSYLESLGFNFTARDIIENAISSKIFTENKSDNTVYFRFRAFLEFFIASKMRDDPDFREWIFDEDRYLSYLNEIEYYSGLERNNLKLLQIVSKRHLQHHISIFGVEFDNVVQNSQFKSFPTSLEGSKKFAEELAEQLKEAPLTAEERDEVLDAEIPRDAEGRQEVFRPSPKDASSKYMLSLFMYTNLVKNTELIEDTEKRYHLSCVLRSWSSTILASFLSIPSLVKNRKMTINGLTYIVSFPLELSDEEVARRIALNLPKEIARLIHLLVGTEKLENQLGQTTSIEAGEPNVTSFLRSALYIDLQLRGWWREPGKFISSVHGDNFFQEVMLSKAADVYKLGSFNKQVGNELEDEIVETFARLYAPSQADIQKIRNRKKASMRLNKNIRSIRAKLPGQGDD; encoded by the coding sequence TTGACATCACCCGTAAATCTGAACGTACTCCATTTAAGTGACCTTCACTACAAATCCGATCGCGCGCATGATCAGGGTGTTGTGATCAGCGCCCTTCTTGAAGATATTGGACGGCAATCATCGCTGATCGGACCACCTGATCTGATAGTATTCTCTGGTGATTTAGTGCACTCGGCAGATGATAATCGGGCGTACGAAAATCTCTTTGATGCTTTTATAGAGCCCTTGCTACAGAAAACAAATTGTGACTTCACACGCTTGTTTCTCTGCCCTGGAAATCACGATCTCAGCAGAAAACAACTTATTAAAAACAAGGAACTTCAAGGTTATATCGAAAGCTCTTGCGAAACCCGCGAGCAGCTAAACGAACACTACCTGAATGGTTCCGCCCAGAAGCTGGCCAAGGAGAAATTTAACGATTTTTTCGATTTTGCTGAGTTCTTCGATCCAGAGGGAGAATTGTACAGAGACGAAATAGTTTCCGTGTACGAAATTGAAGACCTGAGCTTAACAATAATCAATCTAAACACAGCTTGGCTTGGTCGTGGCGGAATTGAAAATGTGAGCGATCTTCAGAAGCTTGCAGTACCTGAAGCAGCGCTTACTAAGGCATTGGCTGTAGTAAACGACGAATTCTTCACAATCGTTAATTTCCATCACCCATTAAACTGGCATATGGAGCATTCTTCGCAAGATTTTCAAGATTTAGTGCGAAGTAAGGTAAATTTATTTCTTTGCGGTCACGTCCACGACCCCAGACCAATGGTTGCGGTAGGCCAATCAGGAGGAACTATTCATAATCAGTCCGGCGCGCTGTACACATGGAGGAAAGATAGATATCTCGGCTATTCGAATTTTCGTATTTCGCCGAGGGCTAAACTTACTGAGCTAACGTGGCGCTCCTACTTTGACCGACGACGAACATTCGACATCGCGACAAATATTGATGATGGAACAGGCCGATATTATTCATCTGACGACGCTCGGATTCATTTTTCACGAATAATTGACGGAGCTCGATCAGCATCTATATCAACGTGGATATCGGAAGAAGTTCTTCCTCCTTATCTCGATTCAGCTATCGAAAGTATTTTGGACAAGCCAACGTCGGAGCTGTTTGTAACTCCACCTTTATCTCGTCTGTTGCCGGCTAAGAGCATAGATGATGAAATTGAGGGGGCTATTATTGAGGAGGACGTGAGGCTCGAGGATATTATTGCTGACGAACAAAATTATATTATTGAATCGTATCCGGAACACGGGAAGACATCACTTTTAATTGAAATTTGTCGCCAAATCGCCACAAACGCGCAATTTGCGAATAACAGCCGCAAGGCTATTCCCATCCACTTACCCTTTAGCATTTTCGTCCCCGGAACTAAACGCGTTGAAAAGGCGATTCGTGACCGTCTTCCAGGCACGCCTCCGGGATGTGACCTTGACGTTCTACTAAAGGAGGGCTGCTTTGCAATCTGCGTCGATGACGTGGTGTACGGTGACGCTAAGCGTATTAAAGAATTAAGAGATTTCGTTGGAAATTATAAAGCCAATCGCTTTATAATTACAGTTACAACATTCCGACATCACGAACGTTTAATTTCGAACGAGAACCTTGGCGCCCACTTTGAACACGTTCGGCTTCATCAGCTACGACGTCCTGACTTACGGAAGCTTATTCGGAAAATCGACGAGACGAATGGTTCAGAGGAAGAGCTTCTCAATAGAGTTATAAAAGAACTTCGCGCCATCAACGTTCCGGCCACGCCATTAAATAGCTCGTTGCTTACCGATATCCTCTCTAGGGACAGCACATTTTCACCGTTGAATCGCCCATCGCTGATAGAGAGGTTCATCGAAACATTACTTAAAAAGAGGTCCATCGGAGAGGTCGAGAGAAAGAGATTCGACTTCCGAAACCAGGTTCATTATTTGGGCCACATCGCTGAGTATATGTGTCGGAGAAACTCGTATAAGCTAAGATCAGACGATTTATACAAGGTGACCCTGTCTTATCTTGAAAGCCTTGGCTTTAATTTCACTGCACGTGATATAATAGAGAATGCGATTAGCTCAAAGATCTTCACTGAAAATAAGTCCGACAATACGGTCTACTTTCGATTCAGGGCATTTCTTGAATTTTTTATAGCCTCGAAGATGCGAGACGACCCAGACTTCAGAGAATGGATTTTCGACGAAGATAGATATTTAAGTTATCTCAATGAGATCGAATACTATTCTGGGCTTGAGAGAAATAACCTTAAACTTCTCCAGATCGTATCAAAACGGCACCTACAACATCATATAAGCATTTTTGGCGTAGAGTTTGACAATGTTGTCCAAAATAGTCAATTTAAATCGTTTCCTACATCTCTTGAAGGAAGTAAGAAATTCGCGGAGGAGTTAGCTGAGCAGTTAAAGGAAGCACCTCTTACGGCGGAGGAGCGGGACGAAGTACTGGATGCTGAAATTCCTCGGGATGCAGAAGGTCGGCAGGAGGTATTCCGTCCCTCACCTAAAGATGCATCATCTAAGTATATGCTCTCGCTGTTCATGTATACTAATCTCGTGAAGAATACCGAGCTTATTGAGGATACCGAAAAGCGATACCATTTATCGTGTGTGCTTAGAAGTTGGTCATCTACTATTCTTGCGTCCTTCCTCTCAATTCCGAGTTTGGTAAAGAACAGAAAGATGACCATCAATGGTTTGACTTACATAGTTTCTTTCCCACTTGAGCTTTCCGATGAAGAAGTCGCTCGCAGGATAGCGTTAAACTTACCCAAGGAGATTGCTAGACTAATTCATCTTCTCGTCGGCACTGAGAAACTTGAGAATCAGTTGGGGCAAACTACTTCTATAGAGGCTGGAGAACCAAATGTTACCTCTTTTTTGCGTAGTGCTCTATATATTGATCTACAATTGAGGGGTTGGTGGAGGGAACCCGGAAAATTTATAAGTTCTGTGCACGGAGATAACTTCTTTCAGGAGGTGATGTTGAGCAAGGCCGCTGATGTCTATAAGTTGGGTTCATTTAACAAGCAGGTAGGCAATGAGCTTGAAGATGAAATTGTTGAGACGTTCGCGCGTCTTTACGCACCGTCGCAAGCCGACATTCAGAAAATCCGCAATCGAAAGAAAGCCAGCATGAGGCTAAATAAGAACATTCGGTCCATTAGGGCTAAGCTACCTGGGCAGGGTGATGATTAG